The window tcttattttgaaaacaaaaggcCACAATTTGAAACTATTCCGCTGCTAGCTTGATGCTCTGGGCCTGTCCACATATCGGTGGTTTCATTGTACTAAATTGGATCTCGTCGTgataatttaattgaaattaaattaaattgggAAGTGTACTTGCGTGTAAAGCGAATTATACGGTTTACTTGCGAGCCTTTGAAGTTTCGGGGTGAGTGCAGTTTCCTGATTCTTCACCGGGGGGAGACAGAGTTATATTTATCTCTGTGAACTCGTTAGCTCTCAAACGTAAACTCGTGTGTTTTGGTTATTTCCACCCATTCACACGATCCTATCACAAGAAATAGTTAAACAAAATCTCAATTATGTAGTTTATCTGAATAAACAGACAGTCCGAATCGCCATTAAAGTTATAAATAAGAGTTTTAAGATACTGTTCTGGAGAGAGCGCTAATTGGGCAGTGGCAGATCACGTGATAACATTAACCGGATTTTACCATCCTAATGTCCTGTAACCTAAGTGTGTAGTTTGTGCGCTTTTGGTGCCGGTTAATCCTAAAACATCAAACTTTGCGTTTACAGTTTGCTGgtagttttttctgttgttgttgttaaagaaACTGTGCTGAACCGTGAGTGAGAGTTACAGTGAGGAGAATGACTCTCCTACTTGTGGCAGTACTCGGCATCGCTTCtcggccttttggctaagatcaagtgtagtatctgttcttatcagtttaatatctgatacgTCCCCTACCCggggaccatatattaaattgctttttggagcagggagatggaataggggcttgctccgtccactccacgcatcgacctggtattgcagtatctccAGGAACGGTGCACCCCCCAACACATGTGTAAAACTAAGATATGAAAATATGACTGATAAACCTTTCTGTGCATATCAACGGGTAGGTTTAATGTTAAGCTTTTAACAGTAATACGGGATACTACCCACATTTGGTGAAGTAAGTTTAATCTTGaccaaatattttatatttactgcTTATTTTTGTCAATCTTTTACTCAAACCTAAGAAAAAGACAGCTCTCATGGTCACCAAACTTGCCTTAAGTGTTATTAAATACAAAATCAATAAACGTTAAAAAGTTCACTATTAGTGCCAAAcccactgaaaaataaaacattccgCAACTCCACTCACCTTTGTCTTTCtagctttttattttgatcaatgctcaaaagaaaaaaaaaaaaaaagaggcagatgTAGAAATATGGCAACACAAATCAGCACATAAAACTAAGATgttgaaacaaaattaaatttatttaacacaTATAATGGACACAAAAGAGAGCACAAATTAACACACTGTGCaaccaagaaacaaaacatgtttgtgtttttacataaaGCTTTTTCACATCAATGGCACAAAAAATGAGCAATTTCTCCATTTAAGTCTGCatttaaaacactgcagtgttCATTTAACAAAGTCCGAAGTCCAAGAATAGACAGTTATTTGAAAAAGTTGGGGGGTTATTTTTGCGTGATGGGGAATGAATTCTGGTCCATTAACTCGCCAACTCTTTCCTGGAGGATGTGAACCACCTCTGCCAGGATGAAGAGATGAGTGTCGTCAAGGTCCTTGAGGATGAACTTCTTTCCCAAGGCCATTGTTTCATCCAGGTACAGGAGGAACTGTTTCATGGCTGGATCACTGGTTCATTGAACAGAGGGGAGCAAAGCGAAAAGTACTATATAAGTCATTACATGCCGCACAAATGTGAGGAATTAGTCTTAGATATAGTTTTATCATACGAGTTTTATAACACCTTAGCATCAGTGCATGCACATCATTTTCGCCAGCATTACATGAGTGTGATGAAAATATTTCTGGGCAGATTTACAGCTTTCCTTACCATTCAACAAGGACACCTTTGTGTACGTTGACCATGTTGACAGGTCCAGAGAAATTCACAGTCGAGGAAAACTGAAATGCTCAAAACCTGCAACATATCATACAAAGATGTGTGACTTCCCTGTAAACATGAGCAGCTAACGTAGCAAAAGCTAAATTTAGGAGTAAATCCCAGATAAGAAACGCAGggcaaaatgagaaaagttaGCCgtgtttgtctttgctttttcaaTTAGATTATCCTCTTAACATGTGTTAACGAAAACAGTTTGCTAACGTCTAAATAACAACTGctgggtttttgttttagcCCGATTAGCTTGTTAGCGCTAACGTTATTTCTAAAGTACACAAACCCGGGGATATTCTGCTAAATGCTGCAATTTCAAATACTGGAAAATAACAAGCCATCAATGAATATTTACATACCTGGCTATATTTGAGcgaaaaggttaaaaaaaaaaaaaaacaagagacaagAACTTTCATTGAGCTGATGGCTACCAACTTCTCAAAGCATCCTGGGTGACGTACGGTACGTGCCGAGGGACAATCTTCTGCAGTACAAAAACGCGCCATGTggcatatatatacataactacagaaatactacagtaactcagatagACGTTGAACtttgaggcggatgggctaaAACGGCTGAAAGACCACGTTGGGTTTCACTCCTGTCAACcgaaaaacagaaatctgaggctgcattTTGACACAGGTTATccagaactggacagttgaagactgaaTAATCAGTCAGATAAATCTCGATTtgaattgggttttttttgtttttgtttgtttttttcagttttggataTTTTATGACACTagtataaatattgtaaaataaatacattaagaTGAGATATGCAGTTTAAAGCAGCTTTGAGGTGAAGATGAAGCAGTGCAACATCAATTGTGTAACCAAGTCACATAAAGCCTCCaactttatacatttatttattgtcagCATTACTAATGGCAGTTTAGACTACAAACACATGGAGATTAAAAACCAAAGGTTCAATTAGTCCCATACAAATAAAGCAACCTGAACTAATATTAATAGTTTAATTTGAGGTAAGGCTGAGGAAGGAATATGACAATATCACTTTCATACTGTagttataataaaatataaatataaaaataaaagcttaaacTATTGCTCTGGTCAAAATTGATGAGCATGAGTGGCAACGGCTGGTCAGTGCACCTTTATCTAAATCTAAATACAAGATCTAAATACAGTATGAGCATTGTGCAGCATAAGCTAAGTTAAACTGCTAaggctgaaatgaaatggaaaaaatgccagaaaaataaaatctaaaataaatattaattatcTGAACTTACTTGTAAacatattatgtttttaaaaaaattcaaattagctTTAAAATTCATCTGATTTACAGGTTAAAGAGACCAATCTAGGAAAATGACTAGGAGAACAACATGTCATCACAACTGATAACTCTCAACAGATAtctgtgtaaaatatatttaatttccttCATTATACTATGATCaaattagtgtgtgtttatgtaagtGTACCACAAGGAGAGGCAGTCATAGTTCCATTTGGTTTGGGTCTGGGTTGGTGACAGTGCTCTCCCCCATTTCAAGTATACAGTAGGTtatatcagtgtgtttgtgtacatatatTTCAGTCAGTGGCTGATGTAGCTCTGCAGTGCTTCCTGGATGAACCGGAGGCTGCGTTTGTACAGGAATGAGTCCTTCTTCTCTGGCTTGCAGATGTTGAGATGATCTACATCCACCTCAATGAGCTCCCCGATGCCAAGATCTGAAACCAAACCAGAGCACCCTCAAGGTAAGAGCTAATCGAACAAGATTACAGACATTTAGCTTGCAAGATCTATGCTCTTTTTAATCATCCATTCATCTTTAAGCTATACCTCACAGATAGACGTGTCCTATTTTCCATGTGCATTAGTGTTACATACTTGCTGACTGTGACGGTACCACAAGTATCTTGATCATGGGACCAATATTTGTTGGCAGCATCTCTGCAAAGCTCAGGACCTtgaattcattttctttggCTATGTTCAAGAAGTTCTCATTCAGGTTACGGAGTGCTGGTGAGTCTTAAAACACATGGACAACAACTCTCAGTAGATATTGAAAAATGTCTATGAAATACAAACAGTCTTGGACCTTAGaattcattttattcacttACCTTTACAAAGTTCTCTGACTTCTATAGAGGGAAACAGAAGATATCTGACATTGACCGAGTACTCAGCCATGAAAGTACCATGGTGAGGAACACTATAGAACATAATGCCCttggtgttttttaaaagcCCTTGCATATCTGGGTCCTCTGAGGCATCCAGCAGCATTTTCTTCACAAGTAATCCTGACGAAAATTTCAAACACAAGAggatacagacagacagacaaccttTAAATCAGACATATACAATCACATGTAGGTGCAGGTGTGAAATAAGACCAATCCACTTGTCTTTCATGTTGTGTTCAAGGGATGTGAGTAAAAATCTGACATGCTTGTGGGAGGAAAAGTCTTGACAAAATACCTCCCATACTGTGGGCTACCCAGACCACAGGCCTCTCTCCAACCCCTGCCAGCTTTAACTTTTTGAGCAGCTCTCGACTTCTGTAGGCCAAGGACTTCCTGAGGGACGAAAGCAAAGAATGAATCAACAGTTTGATCACTGATAGCCTGTTGGAATTGTCTATAATGAATACTGGAACATTTGGGACTGTAGGGCTATGTAAGTATGGGAAAATTATGTTATATCGGTTTATTGAAGAGAACATATTAATTTTGATTAACACAGTTACCAACAGTAAAAATCGCAATATTCTGCACAACGTATTAGACATCATTACTGTTTTAAGCTAATTAAGCTACCATTCTTCTGTTAAATGTTTCACAGTCATTTAAACTTAAATATCAGCGGACATTTTAAGAAACTACAGAGTCTTCACCTTTGATTCTCAGCGGGACACTTAGCCATCCAGTCACTGAGGTGGCTGTCATACTCCACTGACAGTACTCTCAAATTTGGACAGTCAGCAGCCAACCATGACTGTTAATAAAAGAggacacaacaacacagaagAATAACAGTGAGAATTGATCTATCTCCTCAAGATTAATCAAAATCTGTGTGAGACCTCACACTTATTGAGCAAACCAAACAGTACTGAGTGTCCCCTATAGCCAGAAAGACGAATCCATAGttgatttcattttactgttgtaggaaaaacatggaaacatggAAAGACACTTTATGGTTATCCATTATACTCCACAGTAATTATAGGAattaggtggatttttttttttttcttttttattaaccTTTGGCCAGCACTCTGTGTAGTCGTCCCTGCTTtctgcctccttctcttcttccaaCAAATTGCGGTCCTTCTGCCTCCACGTCTTAAAAGCTGCCCCTAGAATCCCATGGATGAACAGCACGTCTGCTTTGATCGGCTGGCTGGAAATTAAAGCATTGTCAGAGGGAGGTGTtggtttaaatgtaaaataaaatgaaactaattatAAAGATTATGTGACAATAGGAATTCACTCTTTTCCTACTTGCCACGTGTTTGTGGATGGAGGATGTAGACGCCGTCCTGGtatttctctttcactgtctcccTATCCAGGTTGGCCAGAGCGCGAGCTGCATGAGACGCCTGCATTACATGAGGGGACTGCATCATCTCAGCCAGGACAGATACCCAACCTGAAGGTGTTTATATAGGTAAggaagaaatgggaaaaaaaatacagacaagtGTGAACAAATATGAATACTGTAAAGCACGTCTGGGTCGACCAACAGTTAATAGCTATGgtgacaacattaaaaaaactgacatttgaatGATAAAGTCTTTGTAATTATGAATATGTAATCTGTAGATGAAATAGGCACATGGCTTTAATAGGTTTTAATGCCATGTGCCATTAATCTTTAAATAGGCTTTAGATTGTTTTAATATTCTGACGAATTACAGACTCACCAGACTGGGCTATGGCCTGGTGAACACTCTCATTGAGAGCCAAGTTTCCTATGATACGAACAATGTTCCTCTGAATCTTGAGGGAGTCTCTACGGAGCTGATAAACCCTTTGGAGGAGCTGCAGGCCCCCGTTGGCAACTATGTGGTCACAGTGGCTCTGAacctgcagacaaaaaaaaaaaaaaaaaaaaaggtgtttcagtttgttcagaACAGTTATTCACTTTACCTGAAGTACCAATCACATTTTCCACACAAGTTATTACGACTCACTGCAATGGTTGTTTACCAATGTACCACATTAACAGATGAGACAATAAGGTAAtagttttttctgttcaaaaagtaatgaaatttAAAGAACACTGTGTCCAGTGTATTCAGCGCTATTAATACTTGTATGCAGACAAGAGCCACTTCCAGCCATGACGACAATGACCTATGATGATtatgatcagtttttaaaaaaaggaattggACAACTTCATCTCCAGACCAAATCACATGTAGATGCACAATGGCCGTCATTACCTTTGAGTGCTGAACCAGGGCCTGTAGACAGAAGGATTCCACCTTCTCTGACGGGACAGAGGTAAGGCTCTGGGCGTAGGGCAGCCCATTGCCACCAAAACACCAAAGACCACCCTGCAACGTGGGAGAGCACAGGTGATAGTGACAGCATTCAGAGATTTGAGTTTTCAAACATTCTGGGCATACTAGAGAttgttgttgtcctgctgttttgtgtttgaggCAGTCATCTTCCTAAAAACTTCAGACACGAGTATCTGCATGCATCCATCCGTCATAATTACCCGTTGTGCTGCCATTGACTGAGTGCTCTCTCTGAGGGCCAGTGAAGTGAAGTACTGAACACATTTGTCAACctcagacagaggcagagacgCCAGCAGCTGCCTAAGTCCATCCTCTGCCGACAATCCCTGTGAAGGAGATGTTAACACAACTTAGTTGCCATCTTATATACAGTACGTTTGAGGAAAATGTTGAGGCGAAGGATCAATAGGCATATAGTCTATTTCACCGAGATACGTACATCTTCCAGATCAGGTAGCGCAGGTGGGGGCAGGAAGAATCGCAGGTCTACCTGATGAGTCCGGGCCAGGCCCACTGCTGTTCGCTGGTCTATAACCTGGGCGGCTGTCTGGTACTGGTAGTCTGTACCAGTAATATTAACAACAGGTGTAACCTAATCCCTCCTCATTTCACTTGTTATATATAAACCTAAAATAATATACAatgatttttgccttttttaccATGCCAGTGGTGATTATCTGCAAGCTCCTGTAAAGCCTGTAGTCTGATGGCTTTATTGGCTGACTGTGTCCTCTTCAGCAGCACCCATAATGCCACTTCATGTGGGTCTGCATCTACTTGGGTAAAGTGCTCTAAAACATACAACAGATACGGAACAAACTGATTGGCTGAATGTTTAAATAACAAAGAGGAAGGGTGTGCACAAATATCCCTAAGGGCACTCTGAAATTATATTCAAACTTGGTCTACAATGAGTAACTATCAGGATCTACAAAACCACCTTCAGATTATGACAACATCTAGGAAGTTACAGACCTTGTGGTTGCAAACCTTGTGTCATCAGTTTGGCAGctgttcatttttacaaaggtcaaaataaattaattagaGCTCTCACTGGAATATAATTTTGGGAGTAAGTGATTAATATAGAGTTAATATAagggaaacaaaacattcagagtCATGTATATGACAGAGAGTTGCACaatatacacattaatgcacaaACGGTGACATTCAAAAACAGGATGTACATGTGCAAGGCAGGTGTTTCCTTTGGTCTTCATCTTCACTCCTcataaaatcacattaaaaaaacagtagcTTTCTGAGAATTAACATTTGTGCTATTAGCAACAACTTCTGCTTTCTAATTCAAGAAACAATGGGGGCGGTATTACTGTTTAACACTGTGAACTTTCAACCTGTATAAAGAGAACTTTTGATGTCTTACCATCTAGTGATTGCAGCAAAAGCCTAGAGGATATTTCCAGAAACCGCCGTGCTGCTTTATGAAGTTCCCTCCGTGCTTTTTGTGTAAGCCCTGAGACACAcgaagaatggaaaaaaaataactaccATGACCTAGAAAAATCAGGATTACATTTACATCTCCAAGATAACAAACTATTACTGTAGTAATTGTTGCCAGTTGGTATCTCAGTCTAGGGTGGTGGATGATTGTTCCATTAAATAAGTGAACCTTGACTAGTGGAAGTGAGATCAGTCAACAGACTGACCCAAATATTCAGGCAGGAAAGATAGTGGTGAGGGAAAGGAAGGAATGACAGACGTAATGATCGCAGATGTCACTGGACACCTGGACATGACAAACCCGCTATGGCTTTGTGCTCATACAAGAAATAAACTAAGCCACTCAGCATATTTCCAGATGTCACCCAGCCAGTCTGGGGAAGTAGGGCAATTTCCAAAAATAATACATctaaactaataaaaacatctcagaatgGTCCTCTTTCTTTTACGTTTtgtaaagtgattttaaaaagggacaCATAACTTCCCACCTGGGCCATAAAGTCTCAATGAGTGACCTTAATTACCTGCAGCAAGGTTCTCCTTTTCATCTGAGGGCGTGgctttcagataaatgtaagACTTGTACTTCTCTTGAAAAATTGCACTAGTGTCAATGGTCACAGCCTTGTCCAAGGCTACAACCTCGTATGTAATAAAAAGACAGCCCCTGCAGAAAGATAGTGGATACGCTGAGGCACATTCATGGTATTTCGCACAAACTGCACACTGATCGGATTTGGCCTTTTAGAAGTCAAGTAATAAAATCAGCATGTAAATACTATAACTTACCCCAAGACAACTGCGCCAGTTACTTTAGCAACCTTCCCTACATTTCAGCAGAGAGAAATCTATATTAACCAAGGttttaaaacagtttacagcaacaacaaacaacaaacaccaaAAGCAAATATCTTAAATCCGTGTCTGTAGGTCTGTAGTGTAATTAGGTCCATTAACTCACTTAAATGTTTCCACTGCAGCACTCTCTTCACTCCAGGCGGCCCAGCGGTGCTCAGCCTCCGACAGTGGATCAGACGCAAAGCTGCAGCAGACATCCTCCGTCTGCATGCCCCCACAGTATGTTGAGGCCGAATTACGTTAATCAGACTGTCAAAGAAGACCAGCCACTTTTCTCCAACCTAGGCTTACTTCTCACTAGAAACTCAGCTGCATATCGTGTGGTCAGTAGCACTTTAGCTAAAGctaattgcatttaaaaaaaaaaaaaagttacttgaTGCAAAACTGCACTGGTACTACAAGGCTCTACTAACCAAACAAGCGAACAATACCAGCATTTAACCAGCTTGTGACAGATGATTAATGCCGACTATAGTCAACTAACTCCGGTAAGGCATCAACTCTTCCGCAAGTCctttagctaacgttagctaattTAGCTGGCGTTAACCCGGGATAACTAAGCCGGTTGCGACTGTCAGTTAGTTTAACCCCATCATTCAATCTCATGTTACACTAAACCAACCCTTGTGACATTCATAACTCAAAAAGTAAGCTTGAACACCAAGCTAAATTAACCTTTAACACTAACTTACTAAAGATTTAGCTTTTGGCTACCGTGTCGCTTTCGGAGCGTACTTAATGTAAGCTGCCCGGCTGACTGATTAAGTTAACCTTTACTTGCGggttcattttcattgttgaacAGTGACATTACCTTATTCATCGACTGACAAGTTTTAAAAGGACTGCCGAAATATTTCCCACTGCTGCACCGCTCGGTGTTCACAAGCACACGGTAAGCTTGTCTCACAAATAATACGTCATCCAGCGCACCTAACgcgaaaagaaaaaagaaagctattaacaaaatatttttagattattaTCAAAAAGATGCTAGACGTATGCAGTTCGCGGTTTGTAGTTCAGGACACGTTTTTATTTACTCAAGGTGTGATGGAATATTTGCGGTGCTGTGTTTGCGCTGTGAGGAGAGAGGGGGTCTTCCTCTGGTCCTGTGACGCTCAGGGGCTCTGGGGACACCAGTGTCCTTCACCTCCCAAA is drawn from Xiphias gladius isolate SHS-SW01 ecotype Sanya breed wild chromosome 4, ASM1685928v1, whole genome shotgun sequence and contains these coding sequences:
- the gtf2h5 gene encoding general transcription factor IIH subunit 5, which gives rise to MVNVHKGVLVECDPAMKQFLLYLDETMALGKKFILKDLDDTHLFILAEVVHILQERVGELMDQNSFPITQK
- the serac1 gene encoding protein SERAC1 — protein: MSAAALRLIHCRRLSTAGPPGVKRVLQWKHLRKVAKVTGAVVLGGCLFITYEVVALDKAVTIDTSAIFQEKYKSYIYLKATPSDEKENLAAGLTQKARRELHKAARRFLEISSRLLLQSLDEHFTQVDADPHEVALWVLLKRTQSANKAIRLQALQELADNHHWHDYQYQTAAQVIDQRTAVGLARTHQVDLRFFLPPPALPDLEDGLSAEDGLRQLLASLPLSEVDKCVQYFTSLALRESTQSMAAQRGGLWCFGGNGLPYAQSLTSVPSEKVESFCLQALVQHSKVQSHCDHIVANGGLQLLQRVYQLRRDSLKIQRNIVRIIGNLALNESVHQAIAQSGWVSVLAEMMQSPHVMQASHAARALANLDRETVKEKYQDGVYILHPQTRGNQPIKADVLFIHGILGAAFKTWRQKDRNLLEEEKEAESRDDYTECWPKSWLAADCPNLRVLSVEYDSHLSDWMAKCPAENQRKSLAYRSRELLKKLKLAGVGERPVVWVAHSMGGLLVKKMLLDASEDPDMQGLLKNTKGIMFYSVPHHGTFMAEYSVNVRYLLFPSIEVRELCKDSPALRNLNENFLNIAKENEFKVLSFAEMLPTNIGPMIKILVVPSQSANLGIGELIEVDVDHLNICKPEKKDSFLYKRSLRFIQEALQSYISH